In Cydia pomonella isolate Wapato2018A chromosome 27, ilCydPomo1, whole genome shotgun sequence, a single genomic region encodes these proteins:
- the LOC133532400 gene encoding titin-like isoform X5: MEVEVRLTRTGEEPWGFRLIGGTDFNMPLTVVKVLPDSPADFAGIRNGDTVASIQGKKAATMTHDGAKAAVAAAADSLNIGVMRGLYDLTLDDYDPIDDPLDQDDFDQPSHPTEVFQVQQFGDTPLDSKEPSRSRTGSRGNLDRRSLSEGRCDPYEQRSLTESPYFLNTKPYRPFSTEPSPIPPLEKPIILNPNYHDEFGTFDDGLEPPVDLPKVDEFAGILSEKSRYKLPISKQYDPDGSKLNKTKEITTVTKTVEEKVVTEEIVTKEVKVTSVEERLVKEQKEDAKFMKKMKKDIDMDKIEMTATSIVDESIEKAVTVAGEIKKEIDLELSAISSESKTSSSDMETVVMAPDRKKIIKEVSEMSETVKKTDDYVVKKSDVSVAKEVAKFEKDDRQIIIDERQEFRKQELQETIESGSVRRKSQMYDGDVKMADMKVEKTSVDETIESGSVRRKSEMFDNDVKKTDCKVEKKFIDETIESGSVRSKSEMFDKNVEMKSVDDAKIERRQSKRISDQKDIKAVQSAQHKQTSEFKTEKISTTTESVHKSDESKTKEAKYSTAKLLAEQRAYTIGLQTIPHIRGTVQSNYHYDLLLKTFFIHLTDVMVALSRFILAEPVLSKPLETKPEVKKEVTEVSQVERDVVSNTTVVKDSVIDRKKTEKLETKDLQIREKKEKVEKVADVIKQDHVREVKQHEYTDYVQKIQQESEKREKCILSGAEMAQLSDKKSGELITKMDGVITEFQTKAGLEEEITMQRERRSRSRSKVDEEIVKDAMPQNALSRVDIKSQEITEVKTTSSVLDSKEMKTETKHESIDIKRETKHEASGVSSKNGKNTYISICEAHVYTNKNSIFDEIAEIPETASVESIKETNIALEANEAMITERVAIESQSQMKQEAEAVVESHEISSTKTEEVIVQEKQVSVQETDVQKSFIEIESNKAAIIEKVDINQPIVELHEDIVDKAVSVEIKNQMNIQEIETSEYIDELNVVKEESIEITESHDIKEVQVLEDISVKAKKESIDIEEIKEETIQDVKESIYIIEEDVNVSKEEIVSVKEEAIAVQEVKESESNVNIEDIKVTEQIAVVQGTTEISEKSLEVKDEYAQLKVTKEEITELEENVEIDQEIEVYIKKSVHIAESENQYQSFISGSSIQNAEYVQESCFTARSTEDSSFTSSVVQESTFMARSTEDAKKQLTLDLDSKIKKSDSQSSVKSTISTPTPSTVPPTPLTDEYVFRLQMPLPKLTGPPVPRSPSPQDEDPHIVKKNLVPHIDTEIIEEVVYETPLPTPPEDKSSPPKFTKPGLKGGNIKYTFFKEEIKEIERKSSLLASAIDQTIKSIEEYKEEVGLETNVDNPLVYNGYAKVIDTKVYKDKLDEVNIEKQIVKNTENINKIVENRANSAEDLINRFHLNGMPVNVTVTLENNVANSVTEAIENKMGESVENVCVDGYRPVPFNPEDAPHLERVEIRIPEPIPTVDPGKAFVAENGEIMGTHQGIVDGLEEAVVDEEIAKDLGKPGMTEEKIAAIISGESEMLREAHVMGLTRVLKSHMHRDNDDSSVDFKKIKPIVESLKDSEVLKALNEEFVKTQEEKKKEERKWTKFLQKPARPVPKAKFGYHGWTANDDEVKESPYKVKIVKQPKPKVAPDYKPQDFNTGPLPWEERAVNEPPPPPVEAEPPILIPEEKPVFLEAIDNLPETAVPDLEETGIELPPEKSIEEPAPEAEPEAPKETEVEKVEETKKEEPCNRVVEETSNSESEMENRIAEQLMKNVEGMVDPNAPLEQQLAQMRAQLAALAQLPGVIQQTLELVTRQLCQITQQEAQSHHTVKQEQMAIESSEMIEESNETSETIIEDVTEEKDETQIEEVVENGIKEEVKETKTVVEVKQTKMEEVKKVQMTRSDEEMQKMKREEQEILDEQRRIEKQKKELTNELLGQEYEEMLQETPHEIALRFINKVMANPQRDQESCQKQRPSISSSNGPKTEDKKELMADLQLDQEARQLKQRPTPRVGKPKPVFGPLTPSERPVVLPGGRKWRKPKDAYNDAFIAETLTAQAELIQGKALGNTYESVHLPYDERVNFMKYEKPPITTDHLKNSEVYKLIHGMEQEPVKRVELLTPVIAEADYREKCRSVTPSADMRR, from the exons ATGGAGGTAGAAGTACGGCTCACGAGGACGGGGGAAGAGCCCTGGGGCTTCAGACTCATCGGGGGCACCGATTTCAACATGCCACTCACCGTCGTCAAG GTCCTACCCGACTCACCAGCAGATTTCGCCGGCATTCGCAACGGCGACACCGTCGCTAGCATACAGGGGAAAAAAGCGGCCACCATGACACATGACGGGGCTAAAGCGGCTGTGGCGGCGGCAGCGGACAGCCTCAATATTGGAGTGATGCG CGGTCTCTACGACCTGACGCTCGACGACTACGACCCGATCGACGACCCGTTAGACCAGGACGATTTCGACCAGCCCTCTCATCCGACTGAGGTATTCCAAGTACAGCAATTCGGTGACACCCCCCTCGACTCCAAAGAGCCTAGTCGGTCCCGCACTGGATCCCGGGGTAACCTCGACCGGAGGTCTCTTAGCGAAGGTCGCTGTGATCCGTACGAACAGAGGTCCTTAACTGAATCCCCTTACTTCCTCAACACCAAACCGTATAGACCTTTTTCCACTGAGCCTTCCCCAATCCCTCCTTTAGAGAAGCCTATTATTCTTAATCCTAATTACCATGATGAATTTGGCACATTTGATGATGGCCTTGAGCCACCTGTTGATCTTCCCAAAGTTGATGAATTTGCGGGGATCCTTAGTGAAAAAAGTAGATATAAACTCCCAATTTCAAAACAGTATGATCCTGATGGATCTAAGCTTAATAAAACGAAAGAAATAACGACAGTCACTAAGACCGTAGAAGAGAAGGTAGTAACAGAAGAGATAGTGACTAAGGAAGTGAAAGTTACTTCAGTAGAAGAAAGATTGGTTAAAGAGCAAAAGGAAGATGCCaagtttatgaaaaaaatgaagAAGGATATTGATATGGATAAGATAGAAATGACTGCTACAAGCATTGTTGATGAGAGTATTGAGAAAGCTGTAACCGTAGCTggtgaaattaaaaaagaaattgaTCTTGAACTGAGTGCTATATCCTCAGAATCTAAAACTAGCTCATCTGACATGGAAACTGTGGTCATGGCAcctgatagaaaaaaaattatcaaagaGGTTAGTGAAATGAGTGAAACTGTTAAGAAAACTGATGATTATGTTGTTAAAAAGAGTGATGTTAGTGTTGCTAAAGAGGTTGCCAAATTTGAAAAAGATGACAGACAAATTATCATTGACGAACGTCAAGAATTTCGGAAACAGGAGTTACAAGAAACTATAGAAAGTGGTAGCGTGAGAAGGAAGTCACAAATGTATGATGGAGACGTTAAAATGGCAGATATGAAAGTCGAAAAGACATCTGTAGATGAAACTATAGAAAGTGGTAGTGTGAGAAGAAAGTCAGAAATGTTTGATAACGATGTGAAAAAGACCGATTGTAAAGTAGAAAAGAAATTTATAGATGAGACTATAGAAAGTGGAAGTGTACGaagcaaatctgaaatgtttGATAAAAACGTTGAAATGAAATCTGTGGACGATGCCAAAATTGAGAGAAGGCAGTCTAAAAGAATATCTGAccaaaaagatattaaagcagTGCAATCGGCTCAGCACAAGCAAACATCTGAatttaaaacagaaaaaatCTCTACAACTACCGAGAGCGTACATAAATCAGACGAAAGCAAAACTAAAGAGGCTAAATATAGTACAGCTAAATTGCTAGCAGAACAGAGAGCTTATACTATTGGATTACAAACTATTCCTCATATAAGAGGTACAGTGCAATCAAATTATCATTATGATTTATTGCTCAAAaccttttttatacatttgactgATGTCATGGTTGCTCTGTCCAGGTTTATTTTAGCTGAACCTGTATTGTCTAAGCCTTTAGAAACTAAACCAGAAGTTAAAAAAGAAGTAACTGAAGTTAGTCAAGTTGAAAGGGACGTAGTTTCTAATACGACAGTTGTGAAAGATTCTGTAATAGATCGTAAAAAAACTGAAAAGTTAGAAACCAAAGATTTGCAAATTAGAGAAAAAAAAGAGAAAGTTGAAAAAGTGGCTGACGTAATTAAACAAGATCACGTGAGGGAAGTAAAGCAGCATGAATATACGGATTACGTTCAAAAGATTCAACAAGAAAGTGAAAAAAGGGAGAAATGCATTTTGTCTGGTGCAGAAATGGCACAGTTAAGTGATAAAAAGTCGGGGGAATTGATAACTAAAATGGATGGAGTTATAACTGAATTCCAGACTAAAGCCGGTTTAGAGGAAGAGATTACTATGCAACGAGAAAGGAGGTCTAGAAGTAGAAGCAAAGTAGATGAAGAAATAGTGAAAGATGCCATGCCACAAAATGCACTTTCCAGAGTTGATATAAAATCCCAAGAGATTACTGAAGTAAAGACTACCAGTAGTGTCCTAGATTCAAAGGAGATGAAAACAGAAACAAAACATGAAAGTATAGACATTAAAAGAGAAACCAAACACGAAGCTAGTGGAGTTAGTAGTAAGAATGGTAAAAACACATACATATCTATATGTGAAGCTCATgtttatactaataaaaattcaatttttgatGAAATAGCAGAAATACCTGAAACCGCTTCAGTGGAAAGTATTAAGGAAACAAATATAGCATTAGAAGCTAACGAAGCAATGATTACAGAGCGCGTTGCTATAGAATCTCAATCTCAAATGAAACAAGAAGCAGAAGCTGTAGTCGAATCCCACGAAATTTCCAGCACCAAAACCGAGGAAGTTATTGTCCAAGAAAAACAAGTAAGCGTTCAAGAAACTGATGTCCAGAAATCTTTCATAGAGATTGAGAGTAACAAAGCGGCTATTATTGAAAAAGTAGACATAAATCAGCCAATCGTGGAATTACATGAGGATATTGTCGACAAGGCTGTTAGTGTCGAGattaaaaatcaaatgaatatacaggaaattgagacTTCTGAATATATAGATGAATTAAACGTTGTCAAGGAAGAATCAATAGAAATCACGGAATCACACGATATCAAAGAAGTACAGGTCTTGGAGGATATTTCTGTTAAAGCTAAGAAAGAATCCATCGACATTGAGGAAATTAAAGAGGAAACAATTCAAGATGTAAAAgaaagtatatatataattgaaGAAGACGTAAACGTATCAAAAGAAGAAATTGTTTCAGTAAAGGAAGAAGCGATTGCAGTTCAGGAGGTAAAAGAAAGTGAATCTAATGTGAACATTGAGGATATCAAAGTTACTGAACAAATAGCTGTCGTTCAAGGAACTACCGAAATCAGTGAAAAGAGCCTTGAAGTAAAAGATGAATACGCTCAGTTAAAAGTTACGAAAGAAGAAATAACAGAATTAGAGGAAAACGTTGAAATTGACCAAGAAATTgaagtttatattaaaaaatctgTTCATATTGCTGAATCAGAGAATCAATACCAATCTTTCATTTCAGGAAGTTCTATACAGAATGCAGAATACGTACAAGAATCTTGCTTTACTGCAAGATCTACTGAAGACTCTTCTTTCACTTCCAGCGTTGTCCAAGAATCTACTTTCATGGCCAGGTCTACTGAAGATGCTAAAAAACAGCTTACTCTAGATCTGGATTCAAAGATTAAAAAATCTGACTCACAATCCTCAGTGAAGAGCACTATTAGTACCCCTACTCCATCCACTGTCCCTCCCACTCCACTCACAGATGAGTACGTCTTCCGACTCCAAATGCCCCTCCCCAAGCTAACTGGTCCTCCTGTCCCAAGATCCCCAAGTCCCCAGGATGAGGATCCTCATATTGTTAAAAAGAATTTGGTCCCTCATATAGATACTGAAATTATTGAGGAAGTAGTGTATGAAACTCCGCTTCCAACCCCACCTGAGGATAAATCTTCACCGCCAAAGTTTACTAAACCAGGGTTGAAAGGGggtaatataaaatacacatttttcaaG GAGGAGATAAAAGAAATCGAAAGAAAGTCATCACTACTAGCCTCTGCTATCGACCAAACTATCAAATCAATTGAAGAGTACAAGGAAGAAGTAGGATTAGAAACCAACGTTGATAACCCTCTAGTTTACAACGGTTACGCCAAAGTTATAGACACTAAAGTATACAAAGATAAACTTGACGAAGTAAATATCGAAAAACAAATAGTCAAGAACAcagaaaacataaacaaaattgtAGAAAACAGAGCAAATTCTGCGGAAGATTTAATAAATAGGTTTCATCTTAATGGGATGCCAGTAAATGTGACTGTGACCCTTGAAAATAACGTGGCAAATTCAGTGACTGAagctattgaaaataaaatgggAGAATCAGTAGAAAATGTTTGCGTAGACGGATATAGACCCGTGCCTTTCAATCCCGAAGATGCACCTCATTTGGAGAGAGTGgaaattagaataccg GAGCCGATACCAACGGTAGACCCTGGCAAGGCATTTGTAGCAGAAAATGGCGAGATCATGGGTACACATCAGGGTATTGTAGACGGTTTAGAAGAAGCAGTAGTGGATGAAGAAATAGCCA AAGACCTAGGCAAACCTGGTATGACAGAAGAGAAGATCGCAGCAATAATATCTGGAGAATCAGAGATGCTAAGGGAGGCGCACGTTATGGG GCTGACACGGGTTTTAAAGTCGCATATGCATCGAGACAATGATGATTCCAGCGTCGATTTCAAGAAGATCAAACCTATAGTGGAATCGCTAAAGGATTCTGAAGTTCTCAAAGCTTTGAACGAGGAATTTGTTAAGACTCAAGAAGAGAAGAAGAAGGAAGAAAGAAAGTGGACCAAGTTCTTGCAGAAGCCGGCGCGGCCGGTGCCTAAAGCGAAGTTTGGATACCATGGATGGACGGCTAATGATGATGAAGTTAAAGAG TCGCCTTACAAAGTGAAAATAGTAAAACAGCCTAAACCCAAAGTAGCACCCGATTACAAACCGCAG GACTTCAACACGGGCCCGCTGCCGTGGGAAGAGCGAGCGGTCAACGAGCCACCCCCACCCCCAGTGGAGGCTGAACCCCCCATCTTGATACCTGAGGAGAAGCCAGTGTTTCTTGAGGCTATTGATAACCTACCGGAGACTGCTGTTCCGGATTTGGAGGAGACAG GAATTGAATTACCTCCTGAAAAGTCAATAGAGGAACCAGCACCAGAAGCAGAGCCGGAAGCTCCCAAAGAGACAGAAGttgaaaaagtagaagaaactAAGAAGGAAGAGCCCTGCAATAGAGTTGTAGAGGAGACCAGCAACAGCGAGAGCGAGATGGAGAACAGGATAGCGGAACAGCTGATGAAGAATGTAGAGGGAATGGTTG ATCCCAACGCGCCGCTGGAGCAGCAGCTGGCGCAGATGCGCGCGCAGCTGGCAGCGCTGGCGCAGCTGCCCGGCGTCATCCAACAGACGCTGGAGCTGGTGACCCGCCAGCTTTGCCAAATTACGCAGCAG GAAGCTCAGTCTCACCACACAGTGAAACAAGAACAGATGGCAATTGAATCTTCTGAGATGATTGAAG AATCCAATGAGACCTCCGAAACTATAATCGAAGACGTAACAGAAGAAAAAGACGAGACTCAAATAGAAGAAGTCGTTGAAAATGGAATTAAGGAAGAGGTGAAAGAAACGAAGACAGTGGTAGAGGTCAAGCAAACCAAAATGGAAGAGGTCAAAAAGGTGCAGATGACAAGGAGCGACGAAGAAATGCAGAAGATGAAGAGGGAAGAGCAGGAGATTTTGGACGAGCAGAGAAGAATTGAAAAGCAGAAGAAG GAATTAACGAACGAACTTCTTGGCCAAGAGTACGAAGAGATGCTTCAGGAGACGCCCCACGAGATAGCTCTTAGGTTTATCAAT AAAGTAATGGCGAACCCTCAGCGTGACCAAGAGTCCTGTCAGAAGCAGAGGCCATCAATATCTTCTTCAAACGGACCTAAGACTGAGGACAAAAAG GAATTAATGGCGGACCTCCAGTTAGACCAGGAGGCCAGACAGCTGAAGCAGAGGCCGACGCCGCGCGTCGGCAAGCCCAAGCCCGTCTTTGGGCCTCTCACGCCGTCTGAGAGGCCGGTGGTGTTGCCCGGAGGCCGAAAGTGGAGAAAGCCTAAAGACGCGTACAATGACGCGTTCATCGCCGAAACTTTGACTGCTCAAGCTGAGCTGATACAAGGAAAAGCGCTGGG GAATACATACGAAAGCGTTCATCTGCCATACGACGAGAG GG